The stretch of DNA cttttgtaaaactgGTAGCTCGGCTAAGGCTGGTGTTTTCGGGTTTCCTCAATACCAAATTTTGGTGTCTGTTTTTTAAACACTGCAGCCAGTCTATACCAGCAATTTTATTGGCATCCAATTTACTGATtaatattggtttgtttagtCTTTTTGCATAATCATAAGCCAAAATTCTGATTTGGGTGTATGTTAAAccgtaatttattttttaagattttaatatATAACTAACTAATAGGTAGTCTTcagttttgttaaaaatttgaccAGTAGAATACAAACTTGAATAATCCGACAGATCATTATAAACTACACCATTTTCTCGTTCCTGTTTTCTATAAATTCTATAAATCAGTGTCGTATGTTTAATTCCATACGTTGCAGCAGCCGTGCGAAGTTTCATGCGACCCTCAACTGCTTATATGGCATTTTGAATATCATCTTCAGTTGGAGGCACTTCTGCACGTTTTCTTTTGTATGTACGTACCATCTCAGTTCCTAAAAATCCacatttaacaataattttaattcTTCCTAATGGAGCTTGCAGTAATAGAGCACCCTAGAACAAAGTTCCCAATTCCTGTTGTTCAAATGTGCCCTACAAGTacagattttaaatttaagtaagtTAAAAATTTAGGGTTAGAATTGTGAGGTTAAATATCGAACACATACCTTGGAAAACCTCTACGAATTGCAGGCTAGCAGCAACACCACCCAGTTCcgaatatttttcttgtattatcCTTACAACCAAAATTACACACAGATGCGTTTTATTACCGAAAACCTTACTTTCGCTGTTACGTTTGTAAACACAACAACAATCGCTCATGCAACTTCACACTAGTAGTATAAATGTACCCAACACCGCATAACAAAAACTACTAATATTGCGGTGCTTATAAGAGGGAAATTTGAATCGTTCAAATCCACCCCACGTTCAAAAGTGCCCCCTCCCCTACGTGTCATTAGAGCAATGTTGAAAATTATGAACTGTAACACTTCTCCCTGTCTTAGTCTGTCTTCAGAGTAATAACTATTCTGAAGTGTTTGAAATACTTCAGAGTAGTTATTTTAGATTTTTGCTTTACATGTGACTTTTGACATTATCGGATTTACTGATCGTATCAACTTGGTAGGAATTATGATAtgttaaatttctttttttcGTATAAAGCAATTATACGCTGCGTTCAAATCTATGAACAGGTAAAAGGTATTGATATTAAATTCCCTGGTTTTTCTACTTCCACTTAAAGTGAAAAACTGTaataagaagaaaataaaaagtaGAAGATGAAAGCAGACATCCATGTTTGGAAAATCAAATCAGATTTTTGGAACAAATGATATTAAACTCAACAATGTAATAAAGTTCGCTGACCTCTGGTTATGCAATATGATGCCTATTAAAATTTACTTTGACCTAATCTTGAAAATGTTAGTctagaatatttaattatttgctctgtttaatttattttaaacgtattaactatcaaaattattgacttaataattttttataggcTTTTGCAAATCCCGAAGACTCGAAACAAATGAAAGTAGATCCACAAGTAAATGAAAATGTGGAGAGGGTAAGAAGGTAAATATAACTTTGTTAACTGATGTTTtagtatttttgttaatattgagtatgttttaatattattcttgGAGTGCTGTATCTGCTTAACAAACGTTATCGATCACATTGGTGATGATCAACTTATTAACTGCTATCCGGAAAACTACTACTACAATGTTCATTTTGAGGAATAGGGTAAGGATTCTTTATTTCGAAAGGATTGAACATGTGTCCCCGTTTAGGATCTTGTGATTCTCTATCCTGTTCAGGTTTGCGTTGAATGTTCTTAGTGTAAACGTCCTTAGCCGACCCTAGAATTTGTGGCGGGCACAAGATTCATTTATCGGCCGGGGGCGTTAACGGCGAGGTTACTTCAGTAGCAGAAAGAGGACCCCTTTCACCATCATGTCAGTATGAGAGTTGTGTTTGTGAGTGTTTTTTTTGTGTGAATATCTGTGTGCTGATCTTGTGTATTGCAATAAAATTCGTGTTATTGATCGCTTGCGTTAACGGCTAGGCCTTGTCAGAGTTCGATAGACAGTCTCAATCTTTGCCAGTTTAGGTGAGAAACTATTGGCGGTTATTTTTTCGGGAGACGGAATTGAGTAGTGAGATTGGGAATCCgcaaaaaaccaatctccccctgcCCGGAAAACAGAATCAGTAGTTTATATACCTCACTGTCTTAAGACTTTTAAGACACGGTATTTTTCTTAACGCTAAAATAAATCTAAATAGGGCTTGtagactactcaaaagaaaatTGATCCAACATAGAGAACATggaattaataattatataaagaaCCTCTCGTCTGCAGATGATTTGTGGTaactaacaaaaaaatttaaatacaacaaATGGTACTTAGGTTAAAACTGACATGGATAGAGCAAAAGCTTAAATATATAAACAGATGGCAATATCAGCTTTAATTGAAATAATTGACAATGAGAAATTTTGCAATAttgaatatttgtaaattactttaattttttaaacaaaagaaatttttatctaaaattagTGTCTATGTTATAAAAATTGTGATCAATcaaatcaataattttaaaacaaagtatAACCTCTTCAGAGATCCAAAAAcgttttctttatcttcttcctctttataagcaattctgcttgttcattggcaaaTTAatgcctctatggaaggttgtcactcgtCCGATACTGGTGccttttatttctattttacatctggttggttctttgctgactactattgttttagttttctgagatgagattgtcatattaaattattttgctcctatgttaaatctgtggaccagtctttgcagactatctttatcttgggctatcaatactgcgtcgtctgcgtaacagagtattttgatttctttgttttccattctgtatcctcttcctttgttaacggttttgatgatttcatccataatcaaattgaagagcattggGCTcgatgaatccccttgtcttattccgctgtctatttttataggttctgtaagttgtccatctattctgacttccattttgttgttttggtagatgttatcgatagtttttataatatttaggggatcttctctattatacagaagatggattacatctttgagtcttactctgtcaaactctttgtttaggtcaatcagacacataaATGCTAGTATATTATACTCTAGTgcagtggtcgccaacctgtcgatcgcgagctaccggtagctcgcggaggcaattctggtagctctcacaacgattttaatttaaaaaatacaaactgcaAAAATCAAAGAAGTTTccgaaaattccacaaaaaaatctaattgtcataatattaaacataaacagcGGCAACGTTGCGGTGAGCAATCTGCCCCTGACGCCGTCAAGCTAGAATCGGCTATTTATAGAACCGACCAGCCGGACCAGCGCGTTAGTGTTCGAGAACGATCTGGATTGCTTTGAACGGGATAAATACGCACGGCGCGGCGACATTGCGCTTAGTTTAAAACTGAACGCGTAACCAACGTCCAGCGGTTGGGTTagtagagaacaacaaaaataatattatggcaagcagttgtaagaaggtaaagacataccactttcattcggaatgggaagaacgatacttttttacagaagttaaagataaaaatgtgtgtttgttatgtaatacttcggtctccgttgctaaaaaaggaaatattgagagacatcataaaactgtacattctaattttgaaaaatcattcccactacattctgccgccagaaaggagaaactgaaacagttaaaaaaacagttaattggacaacaatcaatatttttaagaacagtcgacaaaaataaggctgcaactgaagcatcgtaccgtgtgtcccagataattgcacaaaaaaagaaaccttatgaagacggggaaatgataaaacaggcgtttttagaagctgctgattcgttatttgccaactttagaaataaagacgagatactttcagctataaaatctatgcaactttctgctaatacagtgatgagacgtgtagaagtaataagcaatgatattttttacagttaagaactgacttagataactgtgtttatttttcacttcaactggatgaatcaacagatgtcgttgacactgcccagatggccgtgtttgtcaggatggtttttagtgattttacgattaaagaagatcttttgaagTTCATTCCACTGAAAGGACACACTACCCACTATGGTGGGTTGTGATAAGGGTCTGGTGGCGTTATGTcgtaaagatgaaacttttccgcaatttctctgttaccactgcattatccatcagcaagcattatgtggaaattttctgaaactaaacaacgttatgaaactggtggtaaaaattgtgaacaagattagagctcaagcgttacaaagaagattattcagaaccttggccgatgaagttgactgtcaatacggggacctactccttcactctgaagtccgatggttaagtagaggacgggtgctgaaacgttttaatgatgcctatctggcatagttcaatttttcaaacaacgcgatgaaccgactccggaactagaaaattcaatctggcttagagattttgcttttctcgtggacattacagagaaattaaacgaacttaatttgcagcttcaggggagagacaaagaactagcggaaatgatttctgatataaaagcatttatcaaaaagctggagttttgagaacaaaacctaattaacagcgattccaagcattttcctattctttcagaaaaaatatctcaaaatccattagaaccctatgacaacaaatatcatgtagaaataatttctaccctgaagagtaacttcaaaaatcgttttaaggatttcaatgaaatggctttaatagcgcagtttgttgtttcaccctttatggaaattgatatccagcagtttgcagcttgtgttatgcagaactttggcgaagacatcgctgcaacagaaatggaagtcattgagtttcaaaatgatttagccttaaaatcgTTAGTCTTAAGTCTTAAGTACTGAATGTATCTGGCCTATTGTAAGTAAAGACAAATATTCAGTTCTATGCCGTGTTGCTTGAAAGTGAAAGCATTATTTAGTTCAACCTATTTGtgtgaatcttctttttccaatatgaagtttattaacaacaaatatcgcaatcgacttacagatgaacatttggataattgtattcgaatggctgcatcaaattatactgcaaacattaaaaaaattatcgatgagtcTGAGTGTACTGAAATTCTTCTCATTGAaggtacttttttatttttcaatgtttatgtttatgatagtgcgttacttttttgttgttattattaactatttttaaatcatacgtgacatgccgttgtggctggataaaagtttgtgtttatttttcaaataccttcgtttgataggtaggaatgtagctatgaacaagtacgtactagtaatattagttattttgttattagtttattattagtacctatgtattatgtattaccagttaaacagtaaaattaatacatataatgatagattaaCTGTGGATTATTTCATTTACGTTACGTTGTAGCTTACGTTACGTTGTAACAAAGTAgctcaacacattgaagaggttggcgaccactgctctagtgatttctcagtaatttgctttataacgaatattgcatctgtacacgattttCCACTataaaaaccctgttgttcatctgctaaacttatcctctgttttattagcacttgtaaaagtttagttgtaagttttagcgtagtatttaacaaatttatacctctgtagttttctgggtgttttttatctccttttttgaatagtagaattaattcgctcgttctccattcttccggtattttaatgtgttttataatttttttaattaatgttgttaattgttctgtcattgctgctccacaatatttcagtaaatcGTTTGGTATCCCATCTTTACctactgcttttctgttcttcaggttttcaagtatttttcgaacttcctgtacatttattaagttaagttaagttcttcatttgtggtaatttctggtgtttccgtaattgtcttgtaattatggtatgcctcttgtgttttggttgacatgtatttcaggtaagtttttttcttttttttacatttttccttcacttctgtacaaaaccatggaggcCTTCGCCTTGGGAGCgatttatttttatctatatttctttcaccaagaactttctGGGCCGAGGCccaaaacaatataatataatatcttagacttaatttttgtccagctttcttcgactctatcactttctgtgatatatgtattcctgctttttttcggttattcttttcaAAAAAACGTTTTGGTGGAGACAAATGTTagtttaaaaatcaaaattgctTGAAAtcgtttttattgttttgttttcacTTAGAATCTTGAAGAATATTCATGAcgttgtttaattatttttaggGCACATTTAAATGATCTGGAAAACATCCCACTCTTTTTCGTCGCTGGATTAATATACACTTTTGCAAATCCTGGAGAAAAAGCAGCCAAGGTGCTATTTGTAGTGTATGTAGTCTCGAGATATTTACATACTATCGTATATGCTGTTATTCCTATTCCTCAACCAGCTAGAGCTCTAGCTTGGACTACCGGATATGTTATTAATATATACATGGCGGTGTACAGCttgatacattttttaaaataaagttcaaTTTGATCTTTTTAATCTAGATTAACTGAATTAGTCTAATAAAAGTACAATGATTGTTAAAGAACAAAATAACTTATATACAAAATAATAcactaaaaattgttttagatAAACTAAATTCGTTATAGATTAAATATATGTCTGCaaaaatgatttaattttaatttgcttttaatatttttaaaaaataataaggacTAACTAATTAAACGACAATACTTATTTCTAAATAACttgttttaaaacaattttgtatGCAATAACTGATGCTGTTTCGGATTTCTGATGATTCCGTAATTTGCTATCCTACAACTTTTCTGCAAGCAGTTGATACAAAAATTAGCATTAGAATTAGGATTAACTAGTGTTCAAAGGTAAAAAACAACTTTAAGGAAAACTTACATAAACTCTAAAAGTGTAGCCTAAACATTGACTgtaccgatatatatatatttgaaattttttatatatttaatattatatatatatatatatatatatatatatatatatatatatatatatatatatatatatatatatatatatatgtgtgtgttcgGAAgtatttccgcggttagtacaattaaacttagagctaagatttatattattatcaaaattaatattaaactcaccagtcttccgggttgaaccgcgtcgatatccattttgccgagctttcgacatcctctctgatgtcttcttcagggcttccgaggtctaagtctcccgagcctccagacactactacactcactagtcacttctagtgacacaaatcccaaggttttcattactctgtctatcgaaaacccacacataccaatcgttacttgcatgccaactctcaccacccaccttcacaaattaattcagtcattaatacccttgtatccagatcaatacgcctttccgatgatgcaagtagatccgctgagctttcttgtttaaaacaagccctcatccaaaacggctaccgcgaaaatcacaacaataggagcatccacagacatcaatctcccactcaatctcaatccaaaaactcagacccttatcatacgaaagcgtttcttccttacatcaaaggtgtcactgacaaaatcgacaaaattcttaaaccaagaggaataaaaacaatatttaccccccaacaaaaactttcatctctagtccgatcaatcaaagacaatattccaaatgaacagcacggagtttataaaattccttgtgcagactgtccccgatcctatataggccaaacaaatcgtagaattcaaaataggatttatgaacattccatttctgttcgcaattccgattcaatttcagctctcggtcaacaccatcttcatacaggtcacaaaattgatttcgaaaactccagaaccatagcccccatccgcttttataaaccaagaattatccgagaagccatagaaatagaaaaaagaccaaattgccttaataaaagagatgacgccatacggctaccttctacatggagacctctcataaacaaaatatcgccccctccatctttgaatcaaaatcccactgtcggaaatgttcgcgccaactctcgcgccaatccccaccctaacccccacctaggccacgtcaccatcgacggtataaatgaaccgtcccctggtcccagtcgtagtagtgaactagtgagtgaactagaagtgactagtgagtgtagtagtgtctgggggctggggagactgagacctcggaagtcctgaagaagacatcagagaggatgtcgaaagctcggcaaaatggatatcgacgcggttcaacccggaagactggtgagtttaatattattttttataataatattaatcttagctctaagtttaatatatatatatatatatatatatatatatatatatatatacatatatacatatatatatatatatatatacatatatatatatacatacatatatatacaaaTGTGAGTGAGATTAAAATCTCACTGTAAGTGAGGATATCGGTCAAAGAGAAAAAAACTgtgaaaaaactatttcaatcttttaatagaaaacgtttcgtgcagtaatttctgcacttcttcggttctaatgattgtaaagtcatataaagatgtcaaacaatgtcaaatgcataGGTTTAGGTGTTAACAAATACATTTAGtaactacaataaaattacagtaaaaaacacattaaaattttttatagattttatacaaacttaaaaaagtGCCAAAAATGTCACAGTATGTTACAGGAAAACAATATAATACAATACTTCTATTCTATCGCTGATGTACAATATATCGAAACATGAAGCCAGCAGAAAAAGTAGCTTGTTTTAACTAGAGCttagtaaacaatttaaaaaaattaaaaattttttataaaaaaaggaagacaccaaagcaattaaaaaaaaaacaactatttTTGATAGAAAGGGCTCAACTATTaggaagagaaaaacaaaaataatatggCTTTCTATCTATGGAAATCAGACTTAGTACGAAAAATCAACTGATAACAAAAATACTCGTTTAGGCAGGATAGAATAGAAAAgtcaaaattttttataatataaatctgATTAAAAAGGAAGGTTGGAAATATAAGATACCGATGACCATTGACATGAAATTGTGTTGGGGAACCTAGAATTAATGAATGTTAATGAAATGAATTGTgatatgaatttatttaactcacCATGAGGTTCCTTTTGGAAAAGATTATACATCGGATGCGAAGTGTGAAAATTGCTAAAGTTCTCGTTGAAATGAATATATGGATTGAGTTTAGAAGTATCAAAGTAGAACCGATGCTAGCTACTTTTTTTCATAGAGGACAAAAACCGAAAATTTAGGCCATGTCTTGATCGGATTTGGGTGTGCATAAGTTAAGTTAATGAAATATAACATTTAACTAGAAGGATTTTAAGGATTATTCAACAGCAATGAGTGATACATGATGCTGAGATTATCGATGTCAGTACGTCTGTTCATGGAGTTTTTTTCCCTTAATATGTGACACATTTCTATATATTTCAATATACTTCAAATGACAGTCTTTGCATGGAATGTTGTATACTACATTTAATTTCTCCCAAATATCTAAAGGTGTTTTAATACGTGAAAAGAGATTTCCAactgttttacaatttttgatgccTATTTTAGTAGATAGggatttaaacaatttagtaagTTTCTCTGTAACCTGTGGAAAATAGGGTAATGAGCAATACCTAGGAGAAGACTCAGATATGGATTCCTCATCAAGGTGGAGTTCATTGTTGTTAAGTATGTTATTATGAAAATCTCCCACATTGGTATAAGTCGTGTTAAGTAAGGACCTTGCCGTAGAAAAAAGATATCTGTTAATAAGAAAAGTTGGATAAGAATTTTCAACTAATAGTTTTGATTAACTGAATGGCTTCCCTTCTGTATAAAGGATGCGACAACCTGTGAGTCCTTAAGGCTAATCCCTGTACGAGGTTATGTTTGAATCTTTtaggataaaaggaataataattaaggaAGCGATTGTTGGTTCTTAGGATGTTGTCAACACCTCGTACAATTAACATGTCAGGGAGCGGAATGGTGTTATTTACCTCCATCTCGCATGTGAACTGCAAGTGGGGATTGTATTCATTGAAGACAGAAAGGGTGTGAGTAGTTTGATCAGTGGGTACTGCCAGGAtcaagtcgtcaacatacctcTTAACAAAAGAAATGTTGTAATCCAAGTGTCTGAGTCTATCTACGATAAGGTCATCCAAGACGAAACCAACCAAAAGGGGAGAAATAGAAGATCCCATAGGGGTACCAAAAATCTGTAGGTAAAATCTATCATTGAACGACAGATAGTTTGACACCAACTTGACGAGTTCCACGAAAGTTTCCCATCCAAAGTGACAGTGAGGTTGGATTTGATTCCAGTGATTATGTAAAGAGGTAAGCACAACAGGTAAAGGTAAGTTGGTAAAGAGAgactacatcaaaactaactactTGGAACCCTAAAGGTAGTTGGAAGTTGTTAATAAAATCACTAAACTTGAAGGAGTCTGAGATGTTGATCTCGTTATCATGATTATTTTTTAACACCTAAACCTATGCATTTGACATATAAGTGCAGAAATTACTGCACGAAACGTTGTCTATTAAAAGATTGAAGTAgttttttcatagtttttttctccttgaccgatatcctcacttacagtgagattttaatctcactcacattgtgtatttaaatttagACGGCCGTACTCCtttctatatatatgtatatatatatatatatatatatatatatatatatatatatatatatatataatagtattaTTTATATTAGATATAGTTAAGATTTCCTCATTGCTGTCTGTAAGTTTTTTAGTGATTTTCATAAATTTTGTTATCTTTAAATTCATCTTTGTTTTATAGATATTACATACATCATTCAGATATATAATATTCTCTAAAAGGTTTATTTCTAGCAGTTCGACCATGTAGATTATTCATTAGTTATATCCGTTTAATTGTTTAGGGGTTACATCTTTTTCCCAACTGTCTTTTCACCTCATCTCACAACTTTTGTGCACTTTTTTAAGGCTTATTTGCAATTTCTCCGACAATCCATCTTTCTTCACGTTCGGTCTTATTCGGAGCTaacctttatttattatcaactTTACTTTCATTTCGGTAACGTTCAACAATGTGCTGAACTGTTGATGaacatttatttaccattttggattttttttttggcTATACCCATTTCTATGGTTAgtaataattaaatttctttCACTAATCGTAGTTCGGCGACccattcttaaataattttgtttttgccgattaaatacttttaaatgtcaaattaaacataaaatgcaCAGCAATGTGAATTTAATGCAACACCTACTTCGCGAATTTCCAATTGATAAATTGTGTAGTGCTTCATCTTATCTGCATCATTTTAGCTGTGAcatcaaaatcatacataaaataattaaatatttattgttatttaagtatGATATATTTGAAACTCAAAAAATAGCTTATATCTACTATTTTAAAAGGCTTATAGTAATTTAATTCcagtatgtaatttttttctaattaatATTGAGCCACTGAGACATGCTTGTTTCATTGAGTAGCGACTGAATTATTTAAGCTATTAGACTGACCTAAATGCATAAGGTAAAAAtacttgttaataaataattagcCAAGTTTTCCaactaatttaaaaacaaatcgATGATTTATAATAACATACCCAAAgcaatttaaaattataaatgtgcCTTACTATAATAATTTCTGCTATTAGATATTTATGTGGGACAATAATAGTGGTTGAGAAAGTTTCAGATACCGAAAATTGAGGTGGTAGTTACTCTACTTAATatgtaactgttatttttataAACAGCGAAACTATTTAATTAAAAGTAATATTTGAATAAtagcaataaaatttatttatgctTGCGGAAAAAacgcaattaataaaaatttaatgtttttgaatAATAATTACGTATACTGCTTTTATATAAGACCTTAGGCAAGGTTACCTTATTATAATAATGCTATAAAACCAAAATTAACTATTAAATACTAACGAGTATGTATGGCTAGTTAAAGGACAAACTGTCATTTGCATAAGGTCGATAAAATGTAGTTTTAATAGTTATTTTATGTACCAAGGGCATTAAAAAGATGTTTATGCCTGAGGGCGACTATGAGTGTTtgtaataccaaagaatatagacgcgtctatattctttggttttgGTAATACGCTCGATAGTGTAGACATCTATTAATGGCCACGgagcatacaaacttttatgtcatactactTAGTTTGTTATTGTATTCacaatctaaatatttttttaaattcagaaAAGTTATTTTAGTAGAGTAGGTAATACCGTCATTAGGGTAAGGATGTGAAACATAAATAAACATCTGCTGCTGCCAGACCTAAAAAGTGATAATGCAGGAAAGTTTTGGAATTTCCGACAAAATCGGAAAACAAAAGAAGCGGAAAAAGAAACACAAAACTTGCTACCGAAGAAATTGGAAGACGCATATGACAGAGAATACGACAAGTTACTAAATTGGATGGCAGAAAACTGTGTATAACATGTTAATGAAACTATGGCAACGGTCAAAAGGATACCAGCCAAACAGTCTAAAGGTCTAtctagagaagattttaaaattaaaattaatccaTGAAGCACCGAATGAAACGTTCTTAATTAACAAAGTTGCAATAATATTTGGTGTATTTCGTGGATGTCGATAGCAAGAACTGGTGAATATGCtaaatagcccagtctggttatgcaaaaatcatcgatttcacggcaaaatttttcgcagatatctgaagcttttaagacatagacgggagttactagatgacgaatacagtccatctaatttacttaccattgcacgtcattatcattgacagagatctaagttgacatagttgccaaagtataaaaaaatcctgaatccattttaaatcaaataggtcaaataattattgcaaaagtggattatacaacaaaacaaattaatatttaatgtaaataaatagaaacaaaacaagagttaaaaaataatcttggtaaaaaatcggttgcctgtaaagtcggttttacgggcgaagattttatgtgacaacgtctttttctcggtagaatatttattgatatgaatattattaaattgcacaataggaacaaggaattgaatgaaaataagaattgcacaaattttaactatagaaatatattttgtttactaaaacattgtacatgtaaacttaaacttaactaatttctatttgagtgattttgttgaggataggacgatgaca from Diabrotica undecimpunctata isolate CICGRU chromosome 4, icDiaUnde3, whole genome shotgun sequence encodes:
- the LOC140438382 gene encoding microsomal glutathione S-transferase 1-like is translated as METTSGISFDNHVLKYYFVCCCFLILKMTFMSNFTAAKRVIHKAFANPEDSKQMKVDPQVNENVERVRRAHLNDLENIPLFFVAGLIYTFANPGEKAAKVLFVVYVVSRYLHTIVYAVIPIPQPARALAWTTGYVINIYMAVYSLIHFLK